Proteins co-encoded in one Brassica oleracea var. oleracea cultivar TO1000 chromosome C4, BOL, whole genome shotgun sequence genomic window:
- the LOC106340139 gene encoding zinc finger Ran-binding domain-containing protein 2, producing MSWTGGDWLCGACQHANFKKREACQKCGYPKFGGVDVSTYLYNRTEVLAGDWYCGALNCGSHNYASRTSCYRCGMIKVEYTDQYYGAQMVAYGNDAGACPPGWKTGDWVCPRVGCGVHNYASRVECFKCKTTRDYGGV from the exons ATGAGCTGGACTGGAGGAGACTGGCTATGTGGGGCGTGTCAGCACGCAAACTTCAAAAAAAGAGAAGCATGCCAGAAATGTGGATACCCCAAGTTTGGAGGGGTAGATGTGTCAACGTACTTGTACAACAGGACTGAGGTTTTGGCTGGTGATTGGTATTGTGGTGCATTGAATTGTGGGAGTCACAATTACGCAAGCCGCACAAGTTGCTATCGATGTGGAATGATCAAAGTCGAGTATACAGATCAGTACTACGGAGCTCAAATGGTTGCTTACGGGAATGATGCCGGGGCTTGTCCTCCCGGCTGGAAAACTGGCGATTGGGTTTGTCCAAGGGTCGGTTGTGGGGTTCATAACTACGCTAGCAGGGTTGAATGCTTCAAATGCAAGACAACAAGAGATTACG GTGGCGTCTAG